atatttatacttGGGCCTGTCTGTGAGCATACATGTGTATGTGCATGCACCTGTGCTTATATAGTTAGAAGTGAAGTATGCAGAACTGTTGATAGCACATGTAGAAATAGAGGTAACTCttgtttttaaatggattttttttctttttctgtcctttaaCTAGAGCAATATTTTTCATCAGGGCTGCCCCAATGAAAAGTACTGTGTTTAAATAGTGATGGAAACATAATTTATTTCCCTAGGTACCTACCACCTTGTAataggataattttttttttccccctccagtCTTGAACTTCGAGAGTTAGAAAGAAAGCTGAAATCTGCTTATATGAATAAAGAACGAGCTGCACAGattgctgaaaaaaaagctATATACAATGAGAACATGGTAATTAGCATATCCCACCTGAGTCACATAATTCTTTTTATGGATTGTGTGGAAGATTTTTCCTTTGACCTTTTTTATCTAAAATATTGTTCAAGCATTCAGTGttattgaaaatatattttgtgttaTGAAGGATTAAAGCAATAACTAGCTATAAGAAAAAGGTTTACTTTGCCATTGCAATTGAAGGAGTAGTGATTGAATTAGGTGTATAACTGgttatatttgttattttactGGTTTTGTAGTATTTACCCAAGTCAAAACTATGATACTCTTTGTACAGTAAGTGTTTACAGTGGTGAATCCTTACCTCAGAGTGTGGTTGTTGAAAACAATGTTACTCTTTCCAAACAGTGATCTGGGTAACTTCAGAAGACTAGCAAGCTTGTATTTATCTGTACAAAGATATTGGTGATCAGGCAGGTGATTCTGATGGTGTTAATGCTTTATACAGGGCTCAGTGCAGGCAGTTGCTGTATAGCAATGTGCTCATTGAGGGTGTTCTCTGTAGCCAAGCCTCATTCCAGTCATTGTGCTGATGTGAGTGAATACTACCTGTGCTCCAGTACTTTGTTCATTAAGTATTTTTAGTGCTCCTCAAGTTGGTCAGATCATGAGGGTGCCCTTCAAGGGTTCTACTGACTGGATTAAGCTATTAAGCATGTTAAGGCTCTGTATTTATAGATTGAGATGGAAGACTTTCATTTCTGGTAATGCTGCATGATTCCTTTCCATactgtgtattttttcattacaaGCTGTAGTAGTGGGAGTGAAAAGGAATCTTGCATTGCCTTTTCCCCCCTAGAAATGGGAGGATGAAGTAGCCCAAGAGATGAAGGAAGAGTACGACAGGtatctgaaagaagaaatgtcTGCAGAACTGAAGCGAaaccaggagaagaaaaattaccatCAAGAACTGGACAAACAGGTTGAGGAACAGGAGAAGAAGAAGCAAGGGGCTTATGAAGAGTTTCTAAGAGAGAAACACATGATTGATGAAATTGTAAAAAAGATCTATGAAGAAGACCAAATGTTAGttactttgattttttattatttattaatttaaaacaaagcaactCATATAATTCTGCACAGAAAGCTGATTTGTATGCACCTATTCCATATATATACTAAGGCCCATTTTAGTTTCCCTTGGTCACATTTTAGTAACAAGAGACTGACTTGCATGGATTTTCTTGTTGAAACATCAGAATGTCCCAGTCACTCTCTTGTCCTTGTTCCCCAAATATGAAATCCAGCTTATTTGCAGGAAGGCTTCCATTGGGCTCATCATGTTGGACACAACAGCAAATTACACATTTGTGCCTCTCCTTGTGTCCCTGCCTTACCACCAGATGTTTTGGTTGCATGTCTTaggaacaggaaaggaaaggaggttTCTGAGAGCAGAGTATTTTGTGTGGGGTAGGGGGAGAGTTCAGTGTAAATAAAAAGTTTAGGGGTTGTGGTACTATTgggctttcttttctttctctttgatgGGGCATAcataaaatgcagcagcagtgtgtaCTTTTGTTTACAGTCTGCCTTCCAAAAAGGTGTTAGACATGAGATTCCCTTCTTGGAGCAGTTTATTACTAAGTATTTTCAGTTTAGCTATCTGGTTTCTAGCTGAATGGTTAAAGAGAGTCGCTTAAATCTTAGTCTCAGGAATATGTTGTTAATGGTGAGTGTCTGGTTAAATACTTATTGTgttaaataattatttgaacAGTTTTTTCCATCTTCTACAGGGAAAAACAACGGAAGTTAGATAAAATAAGAGAAACTCAGACATATATCGAAGAGTTTATAAAAGAACAAGCTatctggaggaaaaggaaacaggaagagatggaagaagaaaataggaaaattatgGAGTTTGCCAACATGCAACGACAAAGAGAAGATGGTTGGATGGCTAAAATTCGAGAcagtgaagagaaaaagcagagagtTCAAAACATGGTATCAAAAATTGAAATTGTAGAAAAAATTGTTGTatgtttttgtctttcatttagaaacctttccttcttgtAATAGCTTGCCAAAACCATGGAAAGAGAAGAACAGAGGCGTAAAGAACAGGAACAAATCCTCCAAGATCTGTATCTGGAAGAACAAGAAGCgatggaaaggaagaaggagatGGTAAGTGCTGCCACATACATgaaggattcttttttttctacacGTTGGATTTCTAAGTCTGCAGTATTGTTTGTGACTTTGGGGTTTCCAGTTATGTTCTAGcacaaagtatttattttcaactCTATTTTCTAAATGTTCTCAATCAGACAGGCAGCTTATAGATTAGCTTAggttttggagagaaaatttTGTACTTTgagtttccttttctgttcctaatgtatttaatttaaacCAGGAAGGCAAGGGAAGGTTTTGAATACCCTTGTGGCCccatttatacatttatttatcttATGAATGAGAATACCAGTAACTTTCAAGTTTAGATTTAAGATAAGCAGTTTCAttaactgctttttttctgcatgtcTATTTCCTATGGGCCTGGACACGCTCTGTCTTACCTTGCTGTGGGTGACAAACACAATGTAACAGCGTTGAGATACCAAACACTGCTGTTTTTACAGTGTTGTTCAGGATGACTGTCTTGTTGATTCCCTTCATCATagtgggaaaaaatcccctttgGTTTTGGACTTAATTTTGAGAATCGTGTGACATTTACCAAGCTGATTAATACTGGAGAGTACTGTCAGATATGGAATGTTTGCTCCAGTTAGTTATGCTAGAAGTTAAGAGCTACAGTAAATTTATTCCAAGATAAATGGAGTAGATTGGTGGCTGCTTCTGCTGAGAATTTTCCAAAGTATTTTCAGTAATACTGCATTTTACTAAATTTCCTTTCTAGGCAGAAATTGAAAAGAGAATAAGACAGCGCCTAGACTTAAGGCAAGCATATGAAAAGCAATTTGCTCTAAAGGCAGCGGAACAAGAAGCTATGAGAGAAGAGGACAGAGCTCTGCGGCAGCGGATTTTGGCCAAGCTGGCTGAGGACGATCGCATTGAGCAGCTGAACGCGCAGAAACGGAGAATGAAACAGCTCGAACACAAAATGGCCGTGGAAAAAATCCTTGAGGACCGGCGCAAACAGTGCATTGCAGAAAAAGTAGGAGTTTCACATACACCTTTGGTTTGAGCAGAGTTTAACATGGGAATACTTGTGCTATCCTAAGGGACAATGCTGGTGTTGGTAGGGAAAGGTGGTGGGAATTGCAGAGAATAGCGGGGGGAACCAGGACTTTGTTTCAGTTTCTaacaagaaaaaagtatttttagagCTAACTGTTTTTGTAGCTCAAGAGGTTGGGGTCAACAGCATTCCTTCCCTCCTGTGTAGCTGTGTACTGCAAATGCCTCTTTGGGAGCCATGAGATCAGCAACACAACTGCTGTCCATTTTCACATCCCTGGTCAGCTGCACTGGTAATGATGCGTGAGGAGGGGAAGGCCTAGTCTTGCTTTGAGTTAAAGTGTCTTTTATTGAGatctgaggaagaaaaggtgTAAACTGAAAGTAAGGCATGGAATCCCATACTGCTGTTTTCAGACCTGTGTATAGGGTATAAATCACCTGTGTAATGTGAATTGCAATAGCCAATCATCAGTGTGAGAATTCATACCTGTTGCTCCTTTCCCATGATTAGAGCAGTAGGGCTGGAACAGACTAACTCATCTGAGAGCCAAAAAGCCACCAGAACTGAACACTGCCTGCCTTCAAAGGGGCTTCTGACACCAAACACTTGGATAGCAGACTCACCCCACGACTTCcattcagttttctcttttgtctgAGATTGTTTTGCAGTTGCCAGACAGATATTATTTAAACTATGCTTTGTAGGGTTTTCCATCCTTTTCAAGAGCATTTCCTGTGACCAGGAATAAGGAAGTGGAAGTTCAAAATTTACTccactatatttttttctctttatgctGTTGTGGAGAGTGATGGAAACAAATGCTCACAGAGCTGAAACAGAACTTAGGAAAACTTGTTTATTGTAGGAGCGTGAACTTGAAGAAAGAGAGTTAgagaagaaaaggcaagaaaggaTCCGTGCAATTATTGAAGAGGAGAGACAGAAACTCTTGAAAGAGCATGCATGGAAATTGCTGGGTTATCTTCCTCGAGTAAGTGAAttgtattttaagtatttttaatgtctgtCCTGTAAATTGGTTTTCTCCTGGATAGTTCAAGGTGAAGTTGCAAAACTGTGGCAGTTCCTGGAGTCAGTGGATATCCTTGCTGTGTCAGCTCACCTGCACTCACCTCTTCCTTTTGCCTTTGAGCTGGGGCCCGtttccagcactgctctttGTGCTGAGGGGCTTTGGGCTCTCTGGCACTGTTGATGCCTTGTACAGAACTCTCTGGAAGCTTCCACAGCGCTTTGCACATCCAGTGTTTGAAATATGGAGCACGAGTTCTACAGCAGGGCTTCTCTAGCTAGAAAGGGGTCCACCACACCTTAAAACCTGTTTCCACCAAATGTCTCACTTGGCGTTTTGGCAGCAATTCCTTGCAGCTCTCTGGCTTGTCTGCCAAATATTCCATAACTATGGACTCTGCAGCAGTGCAATGAACTGCAGCATTTACAGAAGCATTACAGAGCTTGCTCTGTTCATCCTGGTGTTTATAAAAGTTAAAAAGATGGAAGCAGTTATTGCAATGGGAATAAACTacaatttattttgtgttgtaCTTTACAATTGGGAAGATCTCCTAACAGTACACAAATGAACTGAGAGCTGCCTTAGGGATGTAAAATTGCATTTACAGAAGAGAGGGAACTATCCAGCTGGTTAAAGAAATTCTGCAATACTGGAAAACCTTAAGTAGAGCAGAGTTTAACTTTTATTCAAATATTAATACGATAATTGGTGTAGGAATTTGTAACACTTGGAGTGAGTTGTTCTCTAATGTAGATTTAGTTAAAGGATAACTCATATTTACAAAATTTTGATAAACTTTTCTGGTTTGAATTTTCTGTCGTGGGCAGCCTTGGCAATTTCAGTGTCCAAGGCTCACACGTGTGCCATGTATGATGTTCTACTTTTCTGTTCACTGTTTCAACACTGTGTCTTGAGTTGGGTGTTCCTACATCACATTACTTCACTCAAAATGGTTAAGCAGCAAAGTGCTATCAAATAGGAAACTTTCCAATATAAATGCAGTTTggaacttttttcctcttttttaaatgctgtaagGTATGTTCTGTGGGTCATACATATTTTTAacagtaaaattaatttagaattaGAAATTTAGATTTCTGTGTGAAGGTCCTCTTCTCAAAAACATAGTTTTTGGTTAAGCTTTCCAGCATTACTTGGTTTCCCAAGTTATTTCTTTGTATGAGTTAATTCCAACTCAGGTAAAGGGGGAGacagagccccagcccagccagggcctCTTTTCACTGCAGTTCATTTTACTAaacctgctcctgtgctgtACTGATTCTAATCACTCCCATGAGCAAGAGAATGAAGCTAAATGTTGTCTTTtggcagtaaaaaaaaagggggcaCTGATTTGTAACTCACCTGTTTGGGTGTTGTGACTGTTTTCAGGCTTGCCTTAAAGGTACCATAGTATTATGGATACCATATTTTCTTCCATAGAAAATTTAAGAGATCCATAGTTTTTACCTTCTGATGTTTCTTTCTTGTTAATGCAGGGAATTCTCAAAGACGAAAATGACATTAACATGCTTGGAGAAGATTTCAGGTTGGCTTACCAGCAGAGAAGAGGTAATGAACTTTCAGAAGAGAGCTGAAGcttcccccagctcagctcctgctttgcCACTAGGTGTCATCGGATTCCCAGTGAAAACTTCCATTTGCTTTTAACAGAGGAATTCCTTTTTAATAGCATTAAGAGCCTTCATTTTAAAACCGAAGTTCTAAATGGATGAGCAGTTAGTTTTATAGAagtgcatttgcattttttagaAGTCCATTTGCATTTTATAGAAGTCCACTTGCATTTTTCATCAATAAACTGTTCTGGAGTTCTCAGTTATTCTCAGTTACTCATGTAGTAAtgttagaaatgttttcttcagcaATGCAGCAGAAACCTAACCCTACATGTGTATTCCAGTCTGGACTGAAGGATTCTCCTAATGCAATGGTTCTGGGAAGATGTGGCTGCACTGGCACTACACTACTACAATCCTCATTCAAATGCAGTGTCTCATCTCCACGAGATAGATCTGAAGTACTTCACTGGTAGGATCTAAGCAGATATGCTGTGTCATTCTGAGGTCAGAACTACTGTTTATACCTTTCTTTAAATGCATAAACTGACTGTTTTTGTCCTGTGTTCTTACTCACTTACTCTGAGGGATGAATCCATTGAAATAGCTGAGGTGTGGCAGAGGTTCATGCAAGCAGCACAGGCTTGTATTGCTCCTGTTCATTAATGTACACACAATAGCCTCAGGTCTTCTACCCTGAATCTGTTTTCTAGTTATTGATTATTACAATGAtgaataatgaaatttttatgGATGTGATGCTTGTAGAGCACCTGGGAATATGGAgtcactgctcctgcctgtatcccaaagcagcagctgatggcCAGGGAAAGGTTTAACACTTCCACCTTGACTGAAGGAACAGTTTTGCACCATACAGCTCCATGGGACTGTGGAGTCTGTCTGGCTGATGAGGGGCAAGTCTCATGTATGGCTCTGCCAGCCAGGGGCGCTCAGATGTAATTGCTAAAACAAGTTATGGTCATTTCTATAAAAGAGCTGTTGGTGCTTAAATTAGACGCCAGACCAGCTAGCTTTGAGGGGAGATCTGTTACAGAGAACAGACAAGGCCAATTTTCCAACCACGTGTTTTAAAAAGGACatgacattttcttctgaagtggATCACTGGTTAGTTTATTTCTGTTGCAACAAGGAATTTTCTGAGACTAAATCCTGACTTCCTTGGACTGAATATGACCATAGATAAGGTACAGTTTTAAATGCTAGAACAGAGCAAACTGATAACAAAGTTCACTTGTTGGAATATTCCTTGCATGGTCTGTGCTTCTCTGCTCCTTACAGAATGGGCAGTTTGGCCTGACAATGAAGTAGAAATTTATGTTTCATACCACATTACAACACAAGCTATCAGGCTGACAAAAGTTTAACTAtttaaacataagaaaaatcaacaaaatcaATTCCGTGGGATATACAGTTATTAACTATTAACAAGGACACATATACAGTCTCAAAATAATGTACCATCTGACTCATCTTTCAAACAGAAGTTATTTAATGGGATCAATAATTTCCCCACTCAAGAGCTTTCATGAATTCCTCTTCGGTAAAAGAAAGCATCCTGGCAGCTTCAATGtgcatctaaaaaaaaaaaaagtgagtagAATGTAAAATAGTGTGAATGACCAATACAAAATCCTGGCTAACTGGGATATTTTATGggttttaataaagcaattaataattaataattaattaattaattaagaaatTCTTGAAAATCTGACAACTCTTGTGACTTCTGAAGAACACATGTAAGAAAACTTGGTCCATGTTCTTTCAAGCTGATCAATATACAATTTAACATTAAAGCTATTACAAAGCAAATCTCATCCTACTCCTGATCTTTAATGTCTTTGGGGAATATTTTCCCTCTATCATTCTTCAGTCTCTGTGCATCTGAAGCTGCCACACAAATATTACACAAATAGCCTAAAAATCAGGTTTTTCTAATTCATTCAACAAAAGGCCTGTTTGAAGCAGACTTGAATCTTTCCACTGATTGTGAGTACTGAGCACATGTGAGCTTCAGCTGCCCTTCCCCAGTGCCTTCTGCCAGAATCTGCAAGGGGCAGCGTTAGCCCCAGTCTCTTCAGAAAGGACAACTCACAGCATCCTTCTTCTGTGAGTAACACTTTTTGTAAGGAAAGGTAAGTGGCTTTCTCTCCTATCTGCAGTTCTCATACAGCATTTGTAATTGcctaaaaatgtatttaatgcaGTTTGTGTCATCTGTCTGAGACCATGGGTTTGGTTCCCAGTCAAACAGAAATACTGCTATGTGACAGCCATTTCAGTGAATTCATGTTCCAGAGGACAACGAGCTACCTCATCTGGAAGAACATATTTTGAGTGAATGCTGAGTAGTTTTCAttctcaaaataaaaccacagagctAGAAGGGCCAGCCAAAGATTAAGTTAGCACAGTTGGTGTTAGGTGAATCCCCAGGATCTCCTCTGCATCCTGTTACTGCCAGAAAAATTCTCTTGCACTGGAAATACGTAAGCAGCCccactttctcttttccacttACCTGTCCTCCTTTGCCCTGTGTTGGGGAGGTATTCCACATTCAAGAGTGTAGTTTCATATTGCAATTCCCAGTTCTTAGCATCAAGGtgcaaaacacacacacttAACTTGCCACTACATACAGAACTATTCTTCCTCTTGGGGCTCAACAGCTTCAGAAGTGTTTACTAAATGTCTGGGGATCACTGAGTACTCAAAGGGTAAATAAAATGTTCCACTTTCTTATCTCTAAGGCTGGCACTTCTTAAAGGGGGTTCTGCTCAACAAGCCACCGTACATTGCTGGCTTTAGCTGTCTTACAGCTTTGGTTTGAGGGTGCAAGAAGTGCACTGACTCTATCCCAAAATGAATCCCAGGAGATTCTGCAGAGTAAGCAATTGGAGGTGACCCACTCTGTGCTGTTAAGGTCCTGTGCAGCCCATAGCTCTACATGTCTCATGCAGCCTCAGAAGGAGAACTGATGGAAATGACTGCACACATCCCAAGTATTTTAAGAGAGAAGTGTGATTGAACTAGTAAGTGGAAAATAATTAGATTTGGGAAATATCTCTTAGCATACATTCttctcattttaatttccttccatGTAAACTCACAGTTTTCAGGATTACTTTACTGGACAGTAGATGCATTTAGCTAGAGGTTGTTAACTGAAATATACCCATAGTCTGCTCCTTACCTTTTGTCTCTTCAAAATATCAATTAAttttaactgctttttaaaacctGTAATTAGctctcctttttgtttctgcagtttcttgttttctgcttttaactCTTCGATCATTTTGAGTTCTTGATTAGCTACATCCTAccaagggaagagaaggagaaattatgaaaatggTGCTTTAACTAATGAAACCTGGCATTACATAAGAAAATGACAAACAGTAGCCACACATGAcacttctgaaaagaaatgggaTTAATCAAAATACTACCACATTAaagcttaaaaaagaaaataaaatcttggcAATAAGAGCCATGGTTTGCCTTTGTATGTGTTAGGTGTGTGTGTGAACTTCTCCCTCTTTCTAAACATAtctcattttcacagaaatgagGGAAATCAGAAAGGCTTTAACTTCATACTGTAcatttcttcctcctgcagagGTTGCACTAGTGTCCTCTAAGATAACTTATTGAGGCCTTTTGTGACTTGCTCCAAGTTAATTTTGGGGCTGCCTGTAAGAGATATGAAGCTTCCAAAGCCCATCAAGCTTTTTGTCTCATTCTAGCATTACTGAGTGATTACAGACTGGAAATTGCTTTCCTAAGCCATAGTACCTTGTTGCTTTGCTTCAGTTTATTCAGCTCCACTTTGTACTTCTCTACTTCTTCCAAGGCCCTGTTTAAACGAACCTCTGTTGCACTCTGAGTGGCTGCAGCCTGCTTTTGGGCACGCTTTACACTCTCCAATTCCTATTGAAGAAGCAAAGgacaaaccaagaaaaacatCATGAATAATGGTGTTCTATGAACCCTGTATCAACAACACACAAAAAGGCTCACCCTTGAAAGCTGAAGAGTCTGTGAACTTGTTTGGCCTGTAACAGAATCTCTCTCAAAGACAATTCTACCATTAAAACAAccccttttcctttgaaatcttGAAAAAGGATCTttctcatctttattttttttaagcttctcTTGGGGTAAATTGTGAAGCTGATCATATAAGATTGAAAAACCTGGTATGATCagtcagaaaaagagaaaaaatatcactgtgtCCACTCTGTGTCAGATTTTGGAATGGTGGCTGGTGTTCCCAGCTGCTTCTTCCCACCTGCTCCTTTCACCTCTTTGCCCCAGAGATTACTACATGCAATTACCACCAAGAAGTGAAAGCAGCCTGCTGCAGATGGCTGAGGGTAGTAACTATTTCATCTGGCATAAAATAGTTCATCAAGTGTTATGGCACCAATCAAAGCAGTTGTCTCGACTCTGCTGACAGGATTTCATAGTGCTGTAAGTGGggaaatgagagaaagaaacCAACTTGAGGAGCAGAATAATGAGACTAAAGATCAGGCAATATAGATAACATACAGcgtaaaagaaataaacaactCTGGCAGAAAGAGCACATCTTgtgttttatgaaaaagaaatagagtctttctttaaaatatcaaatttttAGTAGTGGGCACAGGAAGTTTCTTTTAACCAAATCAAGGGATAATGAGGGGGCCCTCAGACTGCCTCATTTCTAAGCAACTGTTCTATTTTCTCAATTCTACACCTGTTCTGTGGTGGTTACTCAAGACTTCCACATCATTTATCCAAGAAATACATACTAACTGACCTCTTTGTCTGGTATCAAGATGATGGAGTTGTGAATGAAGTCTATTACATCCTTTGTGCTATATATTTTATTCTGCATTAATATGAAAAGCTTTGGAATAGTCTTTCAAGCATttaatgaccaaaaaaaaaatagtctacGTGCAATGCAAATTACTTATCAGCTAATCAGATCATTTAATGAAAGAATTCTAAGAATTCTTTTAGGGATTTTTGACATTTGCTGTCACACATAATACCTTATTAAGGACTTTTTTTGCTAGCCATCTAGTGAGGGTATATTGTTAAATATATTAGACTCCAAgtttttaatcttaaaaatgcctgaaataaatgttttattttgtaactAGGCAAGGTTTCTGCCATTTCTTCAATACTTTAAGTCAAAGCTGGATTGGTTTTCTCATATAATATTTCTCTAAGAGTGGGGAGGATAAActactgtgttttaaaattgcATCCCCTTTCAGTTTCTGGATTTTCCCCACTGTTCTGCCATGGTTGAGGCATTGAGTATCAGCAGGGGCTGTGATGGCCCACGAGTAACCCTCACCAGGCCTTCTgtcctcccagcagcagtgcaggcagcactgctaTCTTTAGGAAGCTCTGCAACACCTCCCCAAAAAACAGTTTTGAGAGAAGGTGTACTTAACATCAAGCCTTTCTTCAAAGCAAGTGATAACCCCCTgcagaaaagcttaaaaagaaTAAGAGTACGACTTTGGTGTTTCCCAGACCACTGTGTAACATTAGAGCTTGGCTGAATAAGTGAGAGAGAACACAAAGAAAGGAATGTTCTTGTAGACCAGTGGTGAAAAAGAGGTGAGAGAGGTGATAGCATTTATGAGACCAactagacagaaaaaaattggaatgctggaaagaaaaagatggaaatttCTGGGAGTATCAGAATTCAGTTACTGCCTTAGGTGGGTGCTGCAGCAGTAATGTTTACAGAGACTGAatagcaaaagaagaaaatgtaaaaataatgaaatagttCCCATGTTTCAGGTAAATCGTGAAAAGCAGGTGAGAACCTAGGCACATACAAAAAGTACCTCGGGGATTAATGAATTCAAAAAACTTGATCATCTAAGGAGTTTGGGGAAGTATGTATCACACCTTGAGTCTATCGTCATCTACATTgcaacaacagaaaaagcacaaaaaaccccaaaatcagaaaTTACATTTGTGCTCTCAGCTATACAGAAAACTTTCTCTAGACTGAAAGAGTCATGAGAATTCAGGAGCACAGTAGCAGCATTTCAAGCCTGTGTTCACAGGAAATTGC
This sequence is a window from Camarhynchus parvulus chromosome 10, STF_HiC, whole genome shotgun sequence. Protein-coding genes within it:
- the MNS1 gene encoding meiosis-specific nuclear structural protein 1, with translation MRYNVIFQSAPRSDVTRPWLRLLSDDASGSGRHLGQSARAIPGSEAASWSPAAPRVATATAGRMASEEREWGRRAARLWAEVEREQRLDEALRAAEENRKQRALQLEREQKLAAELARRDLEKMRDEKIRQQVRANSLELRELERKLKSAYMNKERAAQIAEKKAIYNENMKWEDEVAQEMKEEYDRYLKEEMSAELKRNQEKKNYHQELDKQVEEQEKKKQGAYEEFLREKHMIDEIVKKIYEEDQMEKQRKLDKIRETQTYIEEFIKEQAIWRKRKQEEMEEENRKIMEFANMQRQREDGWMAKIRDSEEKKQRVQNMLAKTMEREEQRRKEQEQILQDLYLEEQEAMERKKEMAEIEKRIRQRLDLRQAYEKQFALKAAEQEAMREEDRALRQRILAKLAEDDRIEQLNAQKRRMKQLEHKMAVEKILEDRRKQCIAEKERELEERELEKKRQERIRAIIEEERQKLLKEHAWKLLGYLPRGILKDENDINMLGEDFRLAYQQRRGNELSEES